One segment of Macrotis lagotis isolate mMagLag1 chromosome 1, bilby.v1.9.chrom.fasta, whole genome shotgun sequence DNA contains the following:
- the LOC141506235 gene encoding protocadherin alpha-8-like isoform X10 has product MMQSLGRCCTIRLEETDIHIYLYSKTRIKARVLAMVFSWGGILRAQQMLLLFLLHTSWEVGYGQVHYSVPEEAKHGTFVGRIAQDLGLEVGELVSRLFRVVSKSRRDYLEVNVQNGILFVNSRIDREELCGRSPVCSIHLEVIVEKPLQVFHVEVEIKDINDNPPLFSVKEQQLFPYESRLLDSRFPIEGASDPDIGSNALLTYRLSTNDYFILEVKSKNDQNKLVELVLKKTLDREEVPEHHLILTATDGGKPELTGTMQLLITVLDVNDNAPTFERSEYEVKILENAAHGTLLIRLNASDADEGINREILYSFNSLSPPVIKEKFNINSDSGEISIQGLLDFEDVDSYEIRVDGTDKGTPPMIGHCTVLVEVLDANDNSPDVIVTSLSLPVREDAPPGTVIALISVSDPDSGANGQVTCSLFPPGPFTLVSTFRNYYSLVLEGSVDRESVPAYELVVTARDGGKPALWATASVSVAIGDVNDNAPAFEQPVYTVFVRENNPPGSHIFTVSASDPDAQENALVSYSLVERRVGERPLSSYVSVHSESGKVYALQPLDHEELELLQFQVSARDAGFPPLGSNVSLQVFVLDENDNPPVVLPPHSGSGAGGVPVTELVSQSVSAGHVVAKIRAVDSDSGYNAWLSYELLPETGVGRGPFRVGLYTGEISLTRALEESDGPRLMLLVLVKDHGEPALSTTATVCVSVVENGQTSKSFSGASGISAKAGVGKETALVDVNVYLIIAICSVSSLLVLSLLLYVALRCSAPPQASYGPGKPTLVCSSDVGSWSYSQQRRQVCSGEASAKNDLMAFSPNLPPCPVSGERGQKQEAGLDNSGKPKQPNPDWRYSASLRAGMHSSVHLEEAGILRAGPGGPDQQWPTVSSATPEPEAGEVSPPVGAGVNSNSWTFKYGPGNPKQPGPA; this is encoded by the coding sequence ATGATGCAAAGCCTTGGCCGATGCTGCACAATAAGACTGGAAGAAACGGACATCCATATTTATCTTTATTCCAAGACTAGAATAAAGGCAAGAGTTTTGGCGATGGTGTTTTCCTGGGGAGGCATCTTGAGGGCTCAGCAGATGCTGCTCTTATTTCTGCTCCACACGTCCTGGGAGGTGGGATACGGCCAGGTCCATTACTCGGTGCCGGAAGAAGCGAAACACGGTACGTTCGTGGGACGAATCGCTCAGGACCTGGGTCTGGAGGTCGGGGAGCTGGTGTCGAGGTTATTCCGGGTGGTGTCGAAGAGCCGGAGGGATTACTTGGAGGTAAATGTGCAGAACGGTATTTTGTTTGTGAATTCCCGGATCGACAGGGAGGAGTTGTGCGGTCGCAGCCCTGTTTGCAGCATTCACTTGGAGGTGATCGTGGAGAAACCGCTGCAGGTTTTCCATGTAGAGGTGGAGATCAAGGACATTAATGACAACCCACCTTTGTTCTCAGTGAAGGAACAGCAACTGTTTCCTTATGAATCCAGATTGTTGGATTCAAGGTTTCCTATAGAGGGAGCCTCTGATCCAGATATTGGCTCGAACGCTTTACTTACTTATAGACTCAGCACAAATGATTACTTCATTCTGGAAGTAAAATCTAAGAATGACCAAAACAAATTAGTTGAACTAGTGTTGAAAAAAACACTAGACAGAGAGGAAGTTCCTGAGCATCACTTAATACTGACAGCCACAGATGGGGGGAAACCTGAACTGACTGGCACAATGCAGCTGCTCATCACAGTCCTGGATGTGAATGATAACGCCCCCACTTTTGAACGATCAGAATACGAAGTGAAGATATTAGAAAATGCAGCCCACGGAACCTTACTGATCAGACTGAATGCCTCCGATGCGGACGAGGGCATCAATCGGGAGATTTTATACTCTTTCAATAGTCTCTCTCCACCTGTGATTAAGGAAAAGTTTAATATAAATTCAGATTCAGGAGAAATTTCAATTCAAGGACTTCTGGATTTTGAAGATGTTGATTCTTATGAAATTCGAGTTGATGGGACAGACAAAGGGACTCCCCCAATGATTGGTCATTGCACCGTGCTGGTGGAAGTCCTTGATGCCAATGACAATAGTCCAGATGTCATAGTGACGTCATTGTCGCTGCCTGTCAGAGAGGATGCCCCTCCTGGCACAGTCATTGCTTTAATCAGTGTGTCTGACCCAGACTCTGGTGCCAACGGACAGGTGACTTGCTCACTATTCCCCCCTGGACCCTTCACGCTGGTGTCCACCTTCAGAAATTACTATTCGCTGGTGCTGGAGGGCTCTGTGGACCGCGAGAGCGTGCCGGCCTATGAGCTGGTGGTGACCGCGAGGGACGGCGGCAAGCCGGCGCTCTGGGCCACTGCCAGCGTGTCTGTGGCCATCGGAGACGTGAATGATAACGCGCCGGCCTTCGAGCAGCCCGTGTACACGGTGTTTGTGAGGGAGAACAACCCGCCCGGCAGTCACATCTTCACGGTGTCGGCGTCCGACCCGGATGCGCAGGAGAACGCGCTGGTGTCGTACTCCCTGGTGGAGAGGCGGGTGGGGGAGCGCCCGCTGTCGAGCTACGTGTCCGTGCACTCGGAGAGCGGGAAAGTGTACGCTCTGCAGCCCCTGGACCACGAGGAGCTGGAGCTGCTGCAGTTCCAGGTGAGCGCCCGCGATGCCGGCTTCCCTCCTCTGGGCAGCAACGTGAGCCTGCAGGTGTTTGTTCTCGATGAAAACGACAACCCTCCTGTGGTTCTGCCCCCTCACTCCGGGTCCGGGGCAGGCGGCGTTCCAGTAACTGAGTTGGTGTCCCAGTCGGTGTCAGCGGGCCACGTGGTGGCCAAGATCCGGGCAGTTGACTCGGATTCTGGGTACAACGCGTGGCTGTCTTATGAGCTGCTGCCTGAGACGGGCGTGGGTCGCGGCCCTTTCCGCGTGGGGCTGTACACTGGTGAGATCAGCCTAACACGGGCTCTGGAGGAATCTGACGGGCCGAGGCTGATGCTGCTGGTGCTGGTGAAAGATCATGGAGAACCCGCCCTGTCCACCACAGCCACTGTGTGTGTCTCGGTGGTGGAGAATGGACAGACTTCAAAGAGTTTCTCAGGGGCGTCGGGGATCTCGGCAAAGGCTGGCGTGGGAAAAGAGACAGCGCTGGTGGATGTGAATGTGTATTTGATCATCGCCATCTGCTCAGTGTCCAGCCTGTTGGTGCTGAGTCTACTGTTGTACGTGGCACTTCGGTGCTCGGCTCCTCCACAGGCCTCCTATGGGCCTGGCAAGCCCACACTGGTGTGCTCAAGTGACGTGGGGAGTTGGTCTTACTCTCAGCAGCGTCGGCAGGTTTGCTCTGGAGAAGCGTCTGCCAAGAACGACCTCATGGCCTTCAGCCCTAACCTTCCTCCGTGTCCTGTTTCTGGGGAAAGAGGCCAGAAGCAAGAGGCTGGCCTGGATAACTCAGGGAAG